The nucleotide window CTGCCGTCATAGCGTGACCGGATGGCCAGGATCCCGCCTCCGGTAGCGACCGTCCGCACCGCCGTCCGGCGCGCACTGCGGCCGGTCGCGGCGCCGGGGCTCGTCCTGGTCGCCTGCTCGGGCGGGGCCGACTCGATGGCGCTCGCGGCGGCGACCGCGTTCGTCGCACCCCGCCTGGGCGTACGCGCCGGGCTGGTGACGGTCGATCACGGGCTACAGGACGGTTCCGCAGCCCGCGCCGCCGACGTGGCGCGCTGGGGCCGGTCCGCCGGGCTGGATCCCGTCGAGGTCGCCGTCGTCGAGGTGACCGGGCGCCCCGGCGGGCCGGAGGCGGCGGCGCGGGACGCGCGCTACGAGGTGCTCTCCGCCGTCGCGCGGCGAACCGGCGCGTCGGCCGTGCTGCTCGGGCACACCCGCGACGACCAGGCCGAGACCGTGCTGCTCGCGCTCGCCCGCGGCGCCGGACCGCGCGGGCTGTCCGGCATGCGGTACCGGCGGGGGATCCTCGTCCGGCCGCTGCTCGACGTCTCCCGGGCCGACACCCGCAAGGCCTGCGCCGCGCTCGGCCTGGTGGCGTGGGAGGACCCGCACAACACCGACCCCGCGTACACCCGGTCCCGGGTGCGGGCGGACGCCCTGCCGGCGCTGATCGCCACCCTGGGGCCCGGCGTGGTCGCGAACCTCGCCCGGACCGCGGGCCTGGTCGCCGCGGACGTCGCCTACCTCGACGGGGTGGCCCGGGCGGCGCTGTCCGCCTGCCGCTCGCCGGCCGGACTGTCCGTCGCGGCCCTGTCGGAGCTGCCGCCGGCCATCCGGACCCGCGTCCTGCACGCCTGGGCCGGTGAGCTGGGCGCGCCCGGCGCTGCCCTCTCGCACCGGCACGTCGTGGCCCTCGACGCCCTGGTCACCGGCTGGCACGGGCAGGGGCCGACCGCGCTGCCCGGCGGGATCGTCGTGGGCCGCCGGGCGGGTGACCTCGTCCGGGTCGACGTGTGACAGTACTCACGGTATGTGGCACCGGTTCGGACACACGGGCCGAATCGCCCCATAACCAGCCATTGGCCGGGGCCTTACCGCCGCCCCCGCCCACGCGAGGCCACCTTCATACGGCACGCTAGGCGAATGGCAGAGGGCTCTTGGTACGACGCCGACATCGACCGCGTGATCATCTCTGAGGATCAGATCCGCGAGAAGACCGAAGAGCTCGCTAAACAGGTCGCCGCGGACTACGCGGACGCCGAGGGCGGCATTCTCCTGGTCTGCGTGCTCAAGGGCGCGGTCATGTTCATGGCGGACTTCGCGCGTGCGCTGGGCCGGCAGGGCCCCTCCTCCGAGATGGAGTTCATGGCGGTCTCGTCCTACGGCTCGGGCACCACGTCCTCCGGGGTGGTGCGCATCCTCAAGGACCTGGACCGCGACATCACCGGGCGGCACGTGGTGATCGTCGAGGACATCGTCGACTCCGGCCTGACCCTGTCCTGGCTGATGAAGTACCTGCGGTCGCGCCAGCCGGAGAGCGTCGAGGTGGTGGCGCTGTTCCGCAAGCCGGAGGCGATCAAGGTGCCGGTGCCGACCAAGTACGTGGGCTTCGACATCCCGAGCGAGTTCGTGGTCGGTTACGGACTCGACTTCGCGGAGCGCTACCGCGAGGTGCCGTACGTGGGAGTGCTCAAGCCCGAGGTCTACGCCCGTAGCTGAACGTACTCCCAGCCGACTCTCAGGAATCGGATGCCGGACCCATCGCTGCGCTGTATTGTCCGGATTTGTTCGTGTTAATCCGGCCGCTTCGCGCGGAACCGCCGTGACCACGGGGGTCGCACGGGCTGGGCTGACGGAGCCGCAAGAGGCACCCACGGTGTACGGTCGAGTGACCGATGGCGCAGTGTCACGAGCGTCGGAGGGTCGGATCGCCCACGGTCGGGCCGGAGTGTTCAGCCGGTGTGGCCCTGGGTCATCGATCCGGCAGCGTCTCCGCGGCCCGGATGCCTTGACACGGTAGCCGGTTGCGGAGACACGTCAACCCAGGTGACCAGGACGCCGATCAGGAGGGTCCGGGCGCATCAGGCGCCCGACAACAGTATGGAACGTACGCGTTTCTTCCGCCGCCCGGTGGTCTGGATCATTCTGGTGATCATCGGTGCGATTGCGCTGAGCACATTCTTCACCAATGGTCCGAGCTACCAGCGAGTCGACACTTCGGTGGTCCTCGAGCGACTCAACCAGCCCGGCATCAAGAACGTCATCCAGAAGGACAAGGAGCAGACGCTCCAACTCGAACTGGCGACGCCCGAGCGGTTCGACAGCAAGACCACGGACAAGATCGAGACCCAGTATCCCTACGAGGTCGGGGACGAGATCTGGAACGACGCCCAGGAGGCGAAGAAGGCGGGCCGGGTAACCGGCACGGTCGACACCACGGTCTCCGGCGACGGCGTCCTGCTGAACCTGCTGTTCAGCCTGCTGCCGGTCGCGATCCTCGTCATCCTGCTGCTGCTGTTCATGTCGCAGATGCAGGGCGGCGGCTCCCGGGTGCTCAACTTCGGCAAGTCCAAGGCCAAGATGCTGACCAAGGACATGCCCAAGACGACGTTCGCCGACGTGGCGGGTGCCGACGAGGCCGTCGAGGAGCTACAGGAGATCAAGGACTTCCTGCAGAACCCGGCGAAATACCAGGCGCTCGGTGCCAAGATCCCCAAGGGCGTGCTGCTCTTCGGCCAGCCCGGCACGGGCAAGACCCTGCTGGCGCGCGCCGTCGCGGGTGAGGCCGGCGTGCCGTTCTATTCGATCTCCGGTTCCGACTTCGTCGAGATGTTCGTCGGCGTCGGCGCAAGCCGCGTCCGCGACCTCTTCGAGCAGGCCAAGGCGAACGCGCCGGCCATCGTCTTCGTCGACGAGATCGACGCGGTCGGCCGGCACCGCGGCGCCGGCATGGGCGGCGGCCACGACGAGCGCGAGCAGACGCTCAACCAGCTGCTCGTCGAGATGGACGGCTTCGACACCAAGGGCGGCGTCATCCTCATCGCCGCCACCAACCGGCCCGACATCCTCGACCCGGCGCTGCTGCGCCCGGGCCGCTTCGACCGCCAGATCCCGGTCGACAACCCGGACATGGAGGGCCGCAAGGCCATCCTGCGGGTGCACGCCAAGGGCAA belongs to Amorphoplanes digitatis and includes:
- the tilS gene encoding tRNA lysidine(34) synthetase TilS encodes the protein MARIPPPVATVRTAVRRALRPVAAPGLVLVACSGGADSMALAAATAFVAPRLGVRAGLVTVDHGLQDGSAARAADVARWGRSAGLDPVEVAVVEVTGRPGGPEAAARDARYEVLSAVARRTGASAVLLGHTRDDQAETVLLALARGAGPRGLSGMRYRRGILVRPLLDVSRADTRKACAALGLVAWEDPHNTDPAYTRSRVRADALPALIATLGPGVVANLARTAGLVAADVAYLDGVARAALSACRSPAGLSVAALSELPPAIRTRVLHAWAGELGAPGAALSHRHVVALDALVTGWHGQGPTALPGGIVVGRRAGDLVRVDV
- the ftsH gene encoding ATP-dependent zinc metalloprotease FtsH encodes the protein MERTRFFRRPVVWIILVIIGAIALSTFFTNGPSYQRVDTSVVLERLNQPGIKNVIQKDKEQTLQLELATPERFDSKTTDKIETQYPYEVGDEIWNDAQEAKKAGRVTGTVDTTVSGDGVLLNLLFSLLPVAILVILLLLFMSQMQGGGSRVLNFGKSKAKMLTKDMPKTTFADVAGADEAVEELQEIKDFLQNPAKYQALGAKIPKGVLLFGQPGTGKTLLARAVAGEAGVPFYSISGSDFVEMFVGVGASRVRDLFEQAKANAPAIVFVDEIDAVGRHRGAGMGGGHDEREQTLNQLLVEMDGFDTKGGVILIAATNRPDILDPALLRPGRFDRQIPVDNPDMEGRKAILRVHAKGKPFTPDVDLDSVARRTPGFSGADLANVINEAALLTARNEKRAISNFFLEEAIDRVIAGPERRSRAMSDNEKKITAYHEGGHALVAYALPHSAPVHKVTILPRGRSLGHTLVLPTEDKYTQTRAEMIDTLAYALGGRAAEELVFHEPTTGAGNDIEKASGLARAMVTQYGMSSKLGAVKYGTSGDEPFMGRNMGHEKDYSDAVAAEIDSEVRALIELAHDEAWEILVEYRDVLDSMVLELMEKETITQEDMNRICARVAKRPPMSPFNGFGKRLPSEAPPVLTPAERDQLKAQAEADGQVAVGGGNPSAGSTPNGSVEGSI
- the hpt gene encoding hypoxanthine phosphoribosyltransferase codes for the protein MAEGSWYDADIDRVIISEDQIREKTEELAKQVAADYADAEGGILLVCVLKGAVMFMADFARALGRQGPSSEMEFMAVSSYGSGTTSSGVVRILKDLDRDITGRHVVIVEDIVDSGLTLSWLMKYLRSRQPESVEVVALFRKPEAIKVPVPTKYVGFDIPSEFVVGYGLDFAERYREVPYVGVLKPEVYARS